The Sorangiineae bacterium MSr11954 DNA segment GGATCACGTACGCGGGCTCGCACGATTTTCCGCGCAGCGGAACGGGCGCCAAGTACGGGCTGTCGGTCTCGACGAGGATGCGATCCTCCGGCGCCCACGCGGCCACATCGTGCACACTCTTGGCGCCTTTGAAGGTGAGGATGCCCGAGAACGACAAGTAGAACCCCATGTCGAGCGCGCGCGCGGCGAAGTTTCGATCTTCGCTGAAGCAATGGATCACGCCGCCCACGTCCCTCGCCCCCTCCGCCTCCAAGATGGCGAGCGTATCGTGCGCGGCCTCCCGCGTATGAATGACGATGGGCTTTTGGACCTCGCGCGCGAGACCGATGAGCCGCGCGAAAGCAGCGCGCTGCACCTCGCGGGGCGAGTGATCGTAGTGGTAGTCGAGGCCGATCTCGCCCACGGCCACCACCGATGGATCGCGCGACAGGCTGGAGAGCTCGTCGAAGGAAGCGGCGTTCAGGCTGGTGGCGTCGTGCGGGTGGATCCCCACCGCGGCCGCGACATACGCGGGGCGCGCGCGCGCGAGCTCGACGGCGTGCCGCGCCGGCGCGAGATCGGCGCCGACCCCGACGACGACGAAGCCGGCCACGCCAGCGGCCTGGGCGCGCGCGATGGCGGCCTGGCCGCTGTCGGGGAAATAACCGGGATCCAGGTGGCAGTGCGTGTCGACGAGGGAGGTCACCCCCTCAGTCTACGCCAGCGAGCTTCAATTTGCTGGCGCGCGAGCGGCCTACGAGCGCGAGCAAGGTGGCGCGCGCGCACCAATCGGCGGTCGATCCCATCACCACGCCCACCACCCCGAAGTTCAGGGTGATGGCGAAGAACCAGGTACAGGCGAGGCGGACGGCGAGCGAGCCGAGCGCGCTGATGAACAACACGTCGCGCGTGAACCCTGCCCCGCGCAGCGCCTGGCCGATAACGACCGCGCTCGCCATGAAGGGCTGCGCCAGCGCCAGCACCGGCAGCGCGCTCACCCCCACGGCGATGACCGCCGGATCGGAGGTGAAGACCGTGAGGACCGGCCCGCGACCGAGGGCGAACACCGCGCCGAAGAGGCTCAGGAGCACCACGCCATCGCGCACGGCGATGCGCGAGCTGGTCTCGGCGGCGGCCGGCTGCTGCGCGCCCAGCTTCTGCGCGGAGAGCGCGGCGGCGGCGATGCCGAAGCCGTCGGCCGAGAGCCAACAGATGGACTCGACCGCCATCAGCGCTTGGTACGCCGCCATCGACGCGTCGCCCAGCCGCGAGATGATGGCGACGAAGAGCATGAACCCCGTCTGATAGAGGATCCGCTCCATGAGCGAGGGCCCCGCCACCCGCGCCATGTCCTTCGCCTCGTCGAGGTAGTCCCCGAGGCGCGCCAGCGGGCCGCGCAAGGAGACGCGATCGCTCGCGCGCAGCAAGGCGGCGATGGTGAGCGCCGCCTCCAAGGCGAAGGTCAAGGCCGTGCTGATGGCCGCGCCGCGGGTGCCGAGCGCCGGCAGCCCCAGCCCGCCCAAGATGAGCAGCCGATTGAGTGCAATATGCACCAAATTGGAGAACACGCCGATGGCGAGCGGGGTGCGCGTATCGCCGCCCGACTGCAGGACGGCGATGCCCGCGGTGGCCACGAACACCACCGGCGACGCCGCCATCGCGACCTCCAGGTAATCGCGCCCGGCCTCCACCACCTCGGCCGACGAGTTGGGCGCCAGGACCTCGATGCGCCCCACGAACAAAGGCGCGATGACCGCGAGCAAGAGCCCCATGCCGAAGGCGGTGGACAGCGAGGAAATGGCGGCGCGGCGCGCGCGTTCGCGATCGCGCGCGCCCACGTGAAACCCCACGCGCGCGATGGTCCCCACCTCGAAGGCCGCGAACACGCTCCACACGGACCACTCCAGGGGCCCGGCGATCTGCATGGCCGCGAGCGAGGTGGAGGAGTGGTGCCCGAGCATGATCCGGTCGACGACGAACACCATCGTCTGCAGCAGCGAGTGCACGATGGCAGGCCCTGCGAGCGCTCGAACCTCGCGGGTGAGCGCCGCCTTTTCGACAACCGACGTCATGAGCTCCGATGAGTGTACTTGAGGTCAAGCTCGGCGGAAGCGCGCGCGACCTCGGCGGAAGCGCGCGCGAACTTACGAAACGTCGCCGAAACGTCTTCGTACGAGCACGCTCATCGCGTCGGCGGCGCACTCGCGACAATAGCCAAAGCGCGCGATCATCCGATCGATGGTGCTCTCCGTGTTGCGCCGGCGCGTGTCGTCGAGCCCGGCACCTTCGTCGCGCACCAGCCGCTCGATGTCGCGCGCACGCTGGGCCACGGCCGGGCGGCGCTCGCCGAAGATGCCATCGCGCATCCGCTTCAAATGGTGCGGGAAGATGATCGACGGCTCGATCTTTTGCCCGGGGTGGTCGATGGCCCAGGCCGCGATGGCGCTGATCATCTGCTTGCGCATCTCCTGCGGCTCGCCCTTGACGTCGAGCAGGCGTTCGACCTCCCGCATCATCTTCTCGTCCGGCTCCTCGTACTCGCCGGTGACCCGGTTGCGGATGCGCTCCTTCTTCACCCACACGCTCACGTGCTGGATGTAGCGCTCGAACAGCTCCGCATAGCGCTCGTCGTCGACCAAGCCGCTGGTCGAGTAGAGCTCGTGCTCCCAGCTGTCGAGCAAGCGCGCGTGCAGCGCCTCCTGGAAGGCGCGCACGTCGTGGTAGGCGCCGGCGATGGCCTCTTGCTGGAGCCACTCGAACTCGCCGCGCCGCTGGCAGAGGTTCTCGATCTCCTCGAGCACCGCGATGGGCGAGAGGCATTTGTACTTGGGCGACTGCGCCGCGTCGAGCAGCACCACCCGCATCTCGCGCGGGCTGGCGCCGATGCGCCCTTCGTAAATGGGGTACGGATCGCTCTCGTCGAACACGTCGGGCACATTGGCGCGCAGGATCTTCTGCGCGTCGGTGTCGAGGCGCTCGGGGATGCGCCCGGTGGCGTACAGATCGAGCTTCTCCACCGCGGTGAGGGTCGAGAGCGCGGCCCCCAAGGTGCGGCTGTAGCGATCGGGGTTCGGCTTGCGCATGCGCGTGAGCACCGCGAACATGGCGGCCATCATGGTGGCGTGCGGCGCCACGTGACGCTGCACCTGGGGCGCCACGTGCGCGTCGTAGATGGTCTGCTCCTGGATGTAGCTCCGGAGGTACGGCGTGCGAACGAGCTCCAGGCGGCCGCGGAAGCTGGCGAACTCCGGGTGCTCGCGGAAGGCATCGAGGTGCAGCTCGTTGGCGCTGCCCATCATCACGCAATTGAGCTGCACATTTTGCTGCGAGAGCGCGACCTCGCCGGTCTCCACCGAGAGCTGCAGGTACTTGAACGCGTCGAGCGGCCGCTTGAGCAGATCGCTGAACTCGAGGAGCCCGCCGGCCGCCTCGATCAGCTCCCCTTTGGCCTCGTAGAGGGTCACCGCTTGGAGCGACGCCGGCAGGGCCGCCAAGGAGCGATCGGCGGTGATCTGCCGCTCGCCGGCGTCGACGCTCATCTGCGGGCCGATGGTGACCGCGCCCGTGCGGTACCGCTGCGAGATGAAGTAGCGCTCCACCTGCACGTGCTTGAGGACCTCGGTGTACGAGCCGTCGTAGCTCGAGAGCAGCGCCTCGAACACCTGCTGGCTCTTGTGCGAGAGCTGCCCGCGCAAAATCCAGTCGCTCGGGGGCTCCTTGGTGGCGGCGAACAGCCGCTCGAGCAGCTGCTTGCGCTCCTCGAGCGGAAAGAGGAACAAAGGATGGTCGCGCACCTCGACCAGGAGCTTCGCGTCGATCTCGTCGTCGGCCAAATGGGCGTACGTGGACGAGCCGCCGCTCTCGGCCTTCTTTCCGAAGCCGAGCGAGCCGCGCACCGTCTTGTTCGAGGGGAAGACCCAGTTGAAGCGGTAGAGCGCCCCCACGTCGAGGGTCGAGTAGTGCTCGAGCGCGCGCATCAAGCACCCCACGATGGTGCTCTTCGCCGATCCGTTGGGCCCGTGGAGCAGCACCAAGCGGCTCGGCCGGCCCTCGCGCGCGAAGTTGGAGAGCGAGCGGTACATCTCCTCCTGCACGTGCTCCTGTCCGATGAGCGCGCCGCGCGGGAGCGGCTTGCCCGGCCCGCCGCCTTCCCACGGAAGATCGAAGAGGTTGTAGCGGGTGAACTTGCCCCACGGGTGCTCGATCTTGGTCGTGCCGTAGTGGTCGAACACGTCGCGCAGGTAGCGGCTCGCGTCGCGCGCGTAGCGCACGGGATCGGTCGCGAAGAGGTCGAGGTATTCGGCGAACGAGAGGACGCGGCGGCCCGTCTGGAACCGGCGCTCCACGTTCTCGGCGACGCGGCGGATCTCGGCCCCCAGCTCGCCGCCGCCCAAATTCATCTCGGGCTTTTCCGTTCCAGCTCCGGATTGATGCGCTTTCTTGTCGTCCAGGTCTTGGGTCATGGGGCTTCGAAAATACTAACCCAATGCGGTGGGAGCGGAACGTCCCCTTCGCAACCCGCTTGTTTCTTCGCGGTTCGTGCGGGCCTCGAGCGCGCTTCCCCTCCCTCGAAGCGCGCCCTTCGCACCTTCATTTCAGTACAGACGGATTTAAGTCTCCCCGAAGCCGCGCGTCAGGGTCCCACGTGCCCCGGCTTGTCGCCGCGGAGCAACCCCGCGACCCAATCGGGGAGCGCGACGTTCTGCACGGTGGTGGAGAAGAACGCGTCGGTGGTGAGGAACGTGTGCGTATCGCCGGAAACGAAATACGTGCCCGCGTTGCCCGCGGGCTTCAAGTACACGTCGCGAAGCTCGAGCAGGCCTTTGGAGAATTTGGCGCCGTCGTACCCGAGCGGGATGCCGTCGAGGGCCGCGCAGTTGTTCTCGCCGAACGACATGAATTGCCGAATCGACCAATCCTGATTCGACGAGATCAACCCGAATCGACCTTTCGGAAACTGGCGAATGACATACGGCACCGCGTTCACCATCCCGCCGCCGACCGACGCGTCGGCGCCCCCGCAGCTGCGGCAGCCCGACGGCAGGGTCGCGTCGAGGTTCCAAACACCGCGCAGCCGCTTCTGCAAACACGGCGCAAAGTAACTATCGGACAGGATCGGTCCTGCGTCGTCGATGAGCACCACGGGGCGCGGGCAGAGCGCGGTGGCGACCCGATCGTAGCTGACGGACGCGCCATAGCCGCCGGCGCTGCTGCCCGTCAACAGGACCTGATCGACGTCGGAGAACGTCCCGATGATGCGCTTCAAGTACGCGTTCATATTGGCCACCCCGGTGAACCGCTGATTCGGCGGGCCGGAGGGGACATTGGCGCTCTCGACGCTCCCGCCAAAAATGTCGCCCGAGCAATATGGGATGAAGACGGCGCTCCAATCCTTGACCGGGTTCTTGGGGTTTGCATCGTTCATGATGCCCCAGTGCCCGTACGTATCCTTCCACGAGTCGAAGCCTCCGCGATCGAAGCTCGAGGCGGTGAGCCCGCACGACGCGCCATTGAAACAGGCGCCTCCTCCTTGAAGGTAGATGAAGAGCTTCTTCGAGCCCGGCTTCAACCGCACGCCCATGCCGGTCGGTTTGCCGTCGCGGCATTTTGCCTCGGGGACGGGGATCCACGTCCACGTATTGGGCAACGTGATGATGGGAATACCGGGTTGCGACGGAGGGCACGTGGGCGCCTCGCCGAAGGCACCGCCCGCGTCGTCCCCGGAAATGTCGATCACGCCGCCGTCGCGATCGGCCCCGGGTTTTGCTTCGCTGCCGCTGCTGCACGCAGCAGCCCCGAGCAGCATGGCCAAACATGATAATAGCGCGACCGCGGAGTTCTTACCGCTTGCGCTATCGAGCTCGGATGATCCCCCCCGTGTTCGCACACATTGGAGAATAGGACATATCCCCTTTTCGTCCAATTCAAGCGGGCGAAGAAATCCCCATACGGATAAGGCTCACAATCGGGCGCGAGCATAAGCCGTTTTATGGCTCGAGGGCGCGTCCTGCCCTGCTCGAGCCGTTTCCCATGTTCGCGCCATGGCGCACGCCGCGCTCGATCACGTGGTGATTCACGTCTCGAACTGGGAGCGCTCCAACGCGTTCTACCGGCATGTCCTCGGCGCGGAGCCGCTCGCGCGCGGCGCGGGCCTATCGCGTGGCCGTGGAGCTCGGGCCGGTCGAGCGCTTCGGCGCCCGCGGCACGGGAACCAGCCTTACCTCCGTGACCCGGACGGTCGCCCCACCCGACGATGGCGGGTGGGGCATCCTCGAACCTTAAATCTCGCTCAACTCGAGATAAATCAGCTCGAGAGGTCTCATTTCGAGAGAGAGATCACTTGGAGGCGGTGGCGGGCTTCGACGGGTTGGTTTCGATGTTGGGGAGGAAGCCGGTGAGGAGGCCGATGAGGGGGAGGAAGGAGCAGACTTTGTAGACGAAGGTGATGCTGGTCGCGTCGGCCAGGCGGCCGAGGACAGCGGCGCCAATGCCGCCCATGCCAAAGGCAAAGCCGAAGAAAAGGCCGGCGACGGTGCCGGTTTTACCCGGCATGAGCTCTTGGGCGTAGACGATGATGGCGGGGAAGGCAGACGCCAGAATGATGCCGATGGGGACCGTGAGGACGCCGATCCAGAAGAGGTTGGCGTAGGGGAGGAAGAGGGAGAACGGGAGGACGCCGAGGATCGATACCCAGATGATGTACTTGCGACCGAAACGATCGCCCAGCGGGCCGCCGATGATGGTGCCCACGGCGACGGCGCCCAGGAAGAAGAAGAGGTGGATTTGGGCGCTGCGTACGGAGACGTGGAATTGGTCGATGAGGTAAAAGGTGTAATAGCTGGTGAGGCTCGCCATGTAGAAGAACTTGGAAAAGATGAGGGCGAGCAGGACGGAGATGGCCCCGAGGACGGCGGCGCGGGAGAGTTGGGGGCGGTCGTCGCCTTCGCCCGCACCCTCACCTGCGAGCGCGGCTTTGCGCGGATGGGCGGCGCGGCTCTTGTACCAGTGGCCCACCTGGGTGAGGACGAACATGCCGAGGAGGGCGGCGAGGCCGAACCAGGCGACGCTCGCGCGGCCCCGCGGGAAGATGATGATGGCCGCGAGCAGGGGGCCAATCGCGGAGCCGGCGTTGCCGCCCACTTGGAAGAGGGATTGTGCGAGCCCGTGGCGCCCGCCCGATGCCATACGCGCCACACGCGAGGACTCGGGGTGAAAGACCGAGGAGCCGGTGCCGATGAGGGATGCGGCAATCAGCAAAATGCCGAAGGAGCTGGCCACCGACAGAAGGACGAGCCCGACCAGGGTGAAGCCCATTCCAATGGCCAAGGAGTAGGGGCTCGGTTTGCGGTCGGTGTACAGGCCGATGAGGGGCTGGAGCAGCGACGCCGTGAGCTGGTATGTAAACGTAAGTAGTCCAATCTGACCGAAGCTGAGGTCGTAGGACTCTTTCAGCATCGGATAGATGGCCGGCAGCAACGACTGCATCATGTCGTTGAGCAAGTGGCAAAAGCTGATGGCAGACAGAACCGTGAAGGCCGTCTTGCTAGCTTGGCGCGTGGGGCTTTGCAAACCTGCGACCGTCTCGTTCAACGTGGTCTCCTCATGCCGTTCGCGTTTGTTCGCGATGCGCGCGGCAAAGCGCCGCCCGCGCGGGCAAAGCGCGGTTCGCTCTTGGCAAAGCGCGGGCTAGCACCACAATAGTCCGTGCGATGAGGCCTGCCGGCGTGGATGGGTCAAGTTGTTGCGAGAGTGGGCCATCATGAGAAATGCGTCCTATCGCGAGGACTACGATCGGCTCCCGCAAGCCATCATCGCCATCGGCAACGAGTACCCGGCGAACCATGTCGTACAGCCGCACTCGCACCGAAGGTCGCAGCTTCTGTACAGCGCCTCGGGGATGATGCGCGTCACCACCGAGCACGGTGCGTGGATGGTTCCCCCCGAGCGCGCGGTGTGGCTCCCGGCGGGCGAGCTGCACAGCGTGCAGTTGACCATGGGGCCGCTGACCACGAGCAGCGTCTACATTCTACCGGACGCCGCCCCGGGGCTGCCCACGACATGCCAGGTGGTGGGCATGTGGCCGTTGATGCGCTGCTTGCTCCTGGAGGCCATCGATGTCCCGCTCTCGTACGATCCCCCGAGCCGCGATGGGCTGGTCATGGCGCTGCTCCTCCAGGAGCTTCGCCGGCTCAAACCGGTGCTGCCGCCTTCCCTCCCCTTCCCGCGCGACGAGAAGCTCGGCGCGATTTGCAATCGCATGCTGGAGCAGCCCTCGGCCCACGACACGATCGATCATGTCCGCAGCGAGCTTGGAATGAGCCGGCGGGCGTTTACGCGTCTGTTTCGGGTGGAGACGGGAATGAGCTTCGCGGCGTGGCGCCAGCAGGCGTGCTTGTTCGCGGCGATGCCGCGGCTGGCCACCGGGGAAGCCGTGACGACGGTCGCGCTCGAGCTTGGCTACGAGAGCCCAGCGGCGTTCACCAGCATGTTCAAGCGGATGCTCGGCGCCCCGCCAAGTCGCTACTTTCAATCGATTGGAGCACCTTTGCGCGGCGGCTCCGAGGGGTAGCTGGATTCCTGGCGCGTTCTGATGCACCTTACGGGAATGCGCCCGAGCCGATCCACGAACCTGCGGATCGCGCTCTTGCCGGCGGCGGCGCTCCTTGCTCTCGGGGTTCGGGAGCTTCGCGCGGCCACACCGGAGGACGCGCCGCCCGCCTCGCGCGAGCAGGTTCGGGTGGCGCTGGCGGCCCTGGCGCCGGCTTTTTCGAAGCCGGCAAAGCCGCGTCGCTTGGGCGCGGGCGCGCCGGGGACCATCGAGAACGTCATCGGGCGGTTTGCCCCGGGCAGGTTTCACCCGGTCGACGACGGTGCGCTCTTGCCGAGCCGCCCATCGCTGCGGTGTCCGAACGAGATGGTGCCCATCGCAGGGCGCTTTTGCGTGGATCGGTACGAGGCCTCGGTCGAGGAGCGGGCGGCGGATGGATCGTGGCGGGAGCATGCCCACTACGAGCTGCTCGAGCCGGGACATATGTATATTGCACGCAGTCGCGCGGGGGTGATGCCGCAGGCGTACATCAGCGGGTTTCAGGCGGCGGCGGCGTGCGAGCAAGCCGGAAAGCGGCTGTGCAAGCCGGTGGAGTGGAGGGCCGCGTGCGGCGGGAGCGAGGGGTATGCGTTTCCCTACGGCCCCACCGTGAAGCCGCGCGCGTGCCACGACCGCGGGGCGGCGCCGATGCTCGTTTACCATGCGGCGGAGATGAAGCGCGGCTGGGGGCTTTTGGAGCTCAACGATCCGCGGCTCAATCAGCTCGAGGACACGGTGGCAAAGACGGGCGCGTATGCCTCGTGCATCAATGATTACGGTGTCTACGACATGGTGGGGAATCTGCACGAGTGGACGGCCGATCCCAACGGCACCTTCCAAGGTGGATATTGGCTGGATACCGAGCAGCACGGCACCGGCTGCGCCTATCGAACCATCGCGCATGGCTTCGATTATCACGATTATTCGATTGGCTTTCGCTGCTGCGCCGACGGCGGAGGTGCGCCGCTCGCGGTGGCCGGGCCTTGACGACGAGACGAAACGAAGGAGCCTCCATGTCCGAACGACCGTTGCTGATGATCCCGGGACCCATCGAAATTTCCGATGCCGTGCGGCAGGCGGCGAGCGGACCGCCCCCGGGGCACCTCGCGCCTTCGCTCATCGCGGCCTTCGGGCTCGCGCTGCGGCGGATGCGTCATGTGTGGCTGTCGGGGGCGTCCAGCCAGCCGCTGGTGGTCTCGGGCAGCGGGACCCTGGCGATGGAAATCGCCGTGCTCAATACGATGCAACCCGGCGATCGCGCGCTGGTGTTGCACACGGGTTATTTCTCGGCGCGCATGGCCGACATGCTGGCGCGGCGTTCCGTGAACGTGGACGTGGTGCGCGCGCCATTCGGCCAGGCGCCCGAGACGTCGGAGGTGGAGTCGGCCATCGCGCGCGCCAAAGAGGAGAAGCGCCCGTTCAAGGCGCTGTTCGTGACCCACGTCGACACGTCGACCGGGGTGCTGGCCGATGCTCGTGCGCTCTGCGGGGTCGCGCGCGCGAATGGATTGTTGTCCATCGTCGATGGCGTGTGCGCGACGGGCGCCGAGCGCTTCGAAATGGAAGCGTGGGGCGCCGACGTTTATTTGACCGCTTCGCAAAAGGCCATTGGTCTTCCGCCGGGGCTCGCGTTGTTGGTGTTCAGCGAGCGGGCGCTCCAAGCGCGCGCACGGCTCGAGGTGGCGCCGCCGCTGTCGGCCGACCTCGATGCGTGGCTGCCGATCATGCGCGCGTACGAGGCGGGGCAGCCGAGCTACTTCGCCACCCCGGCGACGCCGCTCATCGCGGCGCTGGCCGTGGGGCTGGGGGAGATCCTCGGCGCCGAGGGCGCGGCGGAGCCCGCGGGGGCCGAGGCGGCAGAGCGCGCGATGAACGCGCGCTTCGCGCTGCACGAGCGCGCGGCGAAGGCGATGCGAGCCGCGTGGGCGGCGCTGGGGCTCGCGTTGGTCCCGGCGCGGGAATCGATCACGGCCCACACCTTGAGCGCGATCCAATATCCGGCCGGCGTGGACGTCTCGGCGGTCGCGCGCATTACCGCGCAAGGCGTAATCGTCGCGGGCGGGCTCGATCCGGAGAACAAAGCCAAATACTTCCGAGTCGGCCATATGGGCTATTCCGCGACACAGCCCGCCCATTTGCTGCGCACCATCCGCGCCGTAACATTGGGCCTCGGCCGCTCCGAGGACGAAGCCCGCACCGCCCAGCGTGCGGCCGAATCGCTGCTTTAGCGAAGTAGCCCATGCTGCGACCACCATGGTCGGGACGGCGCCGCGGGCGGCGAGACCACCTCCGCGACGGCGACCATCCATCCACCCCGCGACAGCGAGAAAACCGTCCCTGTAAGAACGAGACGCCCGCGGCGTCGAGCTCCCTCCTCCCTAGGAGGAGGGCCGGGGTGGGGGCGCCGTCACTCCTGAACCTCCCCCTCCGGATCGAACCGTTCGAGCAACTCGTTCCGCCACTTGAGGATCTGCGCGACGTAGAGCCCGTACTTCGACGCCAATTGCTGAATCGCGTCAGGAGCCCGAATCGCGGCCACCGCCATTCGGTCCTTGAACGCGCGCTCGGCGCGCGCGGAGATGACGACATCCAGCCGATCTTTACCGACTACCGTGGGGACCGTGCGCATTGGAAAAATGACCCCAAGACAAATGGCACCGTCGGATTGGCGGACGATCTTCCGGCCTAGGAAGCCGTCCGTATCGACGACTTCGGCGTAGAGATATCCATTCGGCAAATGGTCGGTCGCCGTCAAAACGATATCGATGTTCATCGGCCCTCCTATTTGGGTTTCTTCGCTTCTCGTTCGACAATCTCCAAACCCTGGGCCAATGCCATCCGCAATACGTCGGCTCGTGTCATTTCCAGCCCTGGACGCGACAATTTGGCCGCGATTCCGTCCGCCCTTTGCAACCATTCGGGAGGTACTCGAATCGAGATTTGTGTCGCGTTCGGACTGGGCGGACGAGGCATACGCCTAACTCTAGCCCGTGGGGTTCGACGCACGCGACCTGTATGTATCGGGATTCAATATGAGTCAATGCATGGGCTGACGAATTTGTGACTTGCGGTAGAAAAGTCACTAATCTTGGTCGGCGCCGGCAAAGGATCGATTTCTAGTTTTGGTGCGCGACTTGGTCGTCTATGACCAATTCGACTTTTCGCCCGTGCGCGAAAAGTCGATAGGCGCGGGGCAGTGCCCGATCTCGACGAGGGCCCGACGCGGAACGCGTACCATCGGCACGTCGCGCGCGGCGCCATACGCGAGGCGCGCGACGATCGTCCCCACCCGAGGCACACGACCGCCGCGCCTGAACAAATCCACGCCGCCCGTCCACGGGACGCCCTCACGTCCGGTCGCGATCGACGACGACGGCGTCCGCGCAACAACGCAGCGCCCTTCAACGGACAAAACAGGCCCGATGCCGCAGCCGACTCCCCCCGCCGGGAGCCGACCACGCGTTCTCCCGCAACCATGCGCAGCCGACTCTCCCCGCCGGGAGCCGACCGCGCTTTCCCGGACGACGACGCAAACGCCGCGTCTATTTTGACGGCGACCGTCGCCCGAACCCCCCGCAACCATGCGCAGCCGACTCCCGCCGGGAGCCGACCACGCGGTCTCGGGCGACGACGCAAACGCCACGTCTATTTGACGGCGACGGTCGCCCGAATCTCTCGCAACGATGCCGCAGCCGATTTTCCCCGCGGGCGAGCCGACCACGCGGTCTCGAACACCGACCCAAACGCCGCGTCTATCTAACGGCGACCATCGCCCGAATCTCTCGCAGCGATGCCGCAGCCGATTTTCCCCGCGGGCGAGCCGACCACGCGGTCTCCGACACCGACCCAAACGCTGCGTCTATTTAACGGCGATCGTCGCCCGAACCTCCCGCAACCATGCGCAACCGACTCTCCACGCCGGGAGCCGACCACGCGGTCTCCAACACCGCCTCAAACGCCGCGTCTATCTAACGGCGATCATCGCCCGAACCCCCCCGCAACCATGCGCAGCCGACTCCCGCCGGGAGCCGACCACGCGGTCTCCAACACCGACGCAAACGCCGCGTCTATCTAACGGCGACCGTCACCCCCGCAACCATGCGCAGCCGACTCCCGCCGGGAGCCGACCACGCGGTCTCGGACGACGACGCAAACGCCGCGTCTATTTGACGGCGACCGTCGCCTGAATTTCCTGCGACTCGAGCTGACACTCCTTCGCGGAGCACACGCTCATCTTGTACGTCCCCGTGATGGTCACGTTGCCCTTGGCGGTCGGCTTGAACTTGACCCGCATGGTCGCGATCTTTTCGCCGTCGACCTTGAAGTCGCCTGCGCTCTTGGAGAACACGTTCTTGCCGGCGGCGTCGGTCCCCTGGAACTCGATGCCCGCGCCCTCGGCGGCCTTGAACTTGTACGGATATTCTTTGTTGATGTGGAAATCACCGGCCGCTTCCAGACGGAGAACCACCGAGCAGGGCGCGCCGGCCTTGCAGTCGCCTTCCGGCGTGGCGTCGAGCTTGAAGTTCTTTCCGTCGACGTGATTGCTTGCGGCAACCGGGATCACCTCGGCGGAGCCTGTGCCCGTGCCAGTACCAGGAGAAGCAACGACGGGGGCGGCGGTGGTCGTGGTGTTGCCCTTCGCGGGGGCGGCTTCGCTGTCGCGCGAGCAGCCGGTCGCGATGGCCAATACGGTGGCGGCGCCGAGGGCCAAGCTGCTCAGCGCGAATGAGAGGGAAGCGTG contains these protein-coding regions:
- a CDS encoding aminotransferase class V-fold PLP-dependent enzyme, coding for MSERPLLMIPGPIEISDAVRQAASGPPPGHLAPSLIAAFGLALRRMRHVWLSGASSQPLVVSGSGTLAMEIAVLNTMQPGDRALVLHTGYFSARMADMLARRSVNVDVVRAPFGQAPETSEVESAIARAKEEKRPFKALFVTHVDTSTGVLADARALCGVARANGLLSIVDGVCATGAERFEMEAWGADVYLTASQKAIGLPPGLALLVFSERALQARARLEVAPPLSADLDAWLPIMRAYEAGQPSYFATPATPLIAALAVGLGEILGAEGAAEPAGAEAAERAMNARFALHERAAKAMRAAWAALGLALVPARESITAHTLSAIQYPAGVDVSAVARITAQGVIVAGGLDPENKAKYFRVGHMGYSATQPAHLLRTIRAVTLGLGRSEDEARTAQRAAESLL
- a CDS encoding formylglycine-generating enzyme family protein, which encodes MRPSRSTNLRIALLPAAALLALGVRELRAATPEDAPPASREQVRVALAALAPAFSKPAKPRRLGAGAPGTIENVIGRFAPGRFHPVDDGALLPSRPSLRCPNEMVPIAGRFCVDRYEASVEERAADGSWREHAHYELLEPGHMYIARSRAGVMPQAYISGFQAAAACEQAGKRLCKPVEWRAACGGSEGYAFPYGPTVKPRACHDRGAAPMLVYHAAEMKRGWGLLELNDPRLNQLEDTVAKTGAYASCINDYGVYDMVGNLHEWTADPNGTFQGGYWLDTEQHGTGCAYRTIAHGFDYHDYSIGFRCCADGGGAPLAVAGP
- a CDS encoding helix-turn-helix transcriptional regulator; protein product: MRNASYREDYDRLPQAIIAIGNEYPANHVVQPHSHRRSQLLYSASGMMRVTTEHGAWMVPPERAVWLPAGELHSVQLTMGPLTTSSVYILPDAAPGLPTTCQVVGMWPLMRCLLLEAIDVPLSYDPPSRDGLVMALLLQELRRLKPVLPPSLPFPRDEKLGAICNRMLEQPSAHDTIDHVRSELGMSRRAFTRLFRVETGMSFAAWRQQACLFAAMPRLATGEAVTTVALELGYESPAAFTSMFKRMLGAPPSRYFQSIGAPLRGGSEG